Proteins encoded within one genomic window of Marinobacter halotolerans:
- a CDS encoding tyrosine-type recombinase/integrase: protein MEIRVVEKALLTGSQIDNLEIGAREVSGALVFDDEGRVVQYASEWLTTLTDLQAIAYTSAETYARNISYFIEFLSRRPENVGLTADEMLLRVNLTVLEDWIISQQEVASVDRSTIRNREGCLRSFYDFFSKNEYRDPILEESPFPAKFLSAKPHLKQVVSASLSDLVALMNESRYERERLLLQFMYDSGVRISEVQRITYRDIQEAIKFSNSEFVSSKKIEAPVHPGYAPILIRGSKGRGNSIKERFTIITAPTLKRVASYHASPLYRRYQAKFQDRNDCPAFLNSEGSAYNESSLSKMIERRSKSALKKKLISKKVHAHLFRHGSAYLMLQDPNLGSDFLERLVNVQKTLGHAFISTSERYTSIPLDIYDSIADSSSGGMRSKIEKMAEVVERTKLRIKLGDKK, encoded by the coding sequence GTGGAAATACGTGTTGTTGAAAAAGCACTTTTAACTGGAAGCCAAATCGACAATTTGGAAATTGGAGCGCGAGAAGTCTCCGGTGCTCTGGTTTTTGATGATGAAGGGAGGGTTGTTCAGTACGCCTCGGAGTGGTTGACCACTCTCACAGACCTACAAGCCATTGCCTACACCTCAGCTGAAACATACGCACGAAACATTTCGTATTTCATTGAGTTTCTGAGCCGCAGACCTGAGAACGTCGGTTTGACTGCTGATGAGATGCTTCTGCGGGTTAATTTAACTGTCCTTGAAGACTGGATCATCAGCCAGCAAGAAGTCGCGAGTGTTGATCGATCAACAATCAGAAACCGAGAGGGCTGCCTTCGTTCTTTTTATGACTTTTTTAGCAAGAACGAATATAGAGATCCCATTCTCGAAGAAAGCCCATTTCCTGCTAAGTTCTTAAGCGCTAAACCCCACTTGAAACAAGTCGTCAGTGCAAGCCTAAGTGATCTTGTGGCTCTCATGAACGAGTCGCGATACGAGCGAGAACGTCTTCTCCTACAGTTTATGTATGACTCTGGCGTCAGAATAAGTGAAGTCCAGCGAATCACTTACCGTGACATTCAAGAGGCCATCAAATTTAGTAACTCGGAGTTTGTGTCTTCGAAAAAAATTGAAGCGCCGGTCCATCCCGGCTACGCGCCTATTCTCATACGAGGTTCAAAAGGGCGGGGCAATTCGATCAAGGAGCGATTCACAATCATCACGGCGCCGACACTGAAACGAGTTGCGTCGTATCATGCTTCACCACTTTACAGGCGCTATCAAGCGAAATTCCAAGACCGAAATGATTGTCCTGCCTTCCTGAATTCTGAAGGCAGTGCATACAACGAGAGTTCACTAAGCAAGATGATTGAGCGGCGTTCGAAGTCAGCGCTCAAAAAGAAACTTATTTCTAAAAAGGTTCACGCGCACCTTTTTAGACACGGATCAGCGTACCTCATGCTGCAAGACCCTAATTTGGGGAGCGATTTTCTTGAACGCCTAGTTAATGTCCAAAAAACTCTCGGCCACGCGTTCATATCGACTTCCGAGCGCTACACAAGTATTCCTCTTGATATCTATGACTCAATTGCAGACTCAAGCTCCGGGGGGATGAGGTCGAAAATTGAAAAGATGGCCGAGGTCGTTGAGAGAACCAAGCTCCGGATAAAGTTAGGAGACAAAAAATAA
- a CDS encoding tyrosine-type recombinase/integrase → MPRQKRKRADYLEKVRQWLNEASRNREMLYSVKLTDKYTDAPIVSVEKFLKLLGLPGSGRNILRSDCKDELEKITELMRLEGLLVSGISANDLNLINGLKLLLQRLEADPALLKRIQVFGNSIQVKRLVHAFPECELSTSIASGRSKDASAYFKDVFSVRVMELFKDEGIYDSTDYIPVVERERGEPTETSVEKFKKARDSSKVSSVAEFEALCKEPFDVGYYLCALGARTVSEASSINNFSATYQTLKRFFCAQGLLGVEPVNEILNEYVSLKFRTYLEDYVATGQLSPSWATTMLSCLQISLDRFSELQDARDFSYIKAAGFDTRGRTTDSYKPYPKTHRDIVAGVLNTEIQRVWDRHTTPYVKTTAGRTFVKETATGAKINGDLCTEQNLHWYFDQRLGSQRITFKDLSSLRGSSPDTLFYRAVNNYRNRNPESHASLEDLYEAWGVPRDVYREELFPFYMRLLQVTGMNPMSALDLDVDAFEPQHSATLKPCIRYWKARSTGAKDLHLDIFNSEITWLSKSQAAEVADIVNKVIALTENLRSRLPANHEFKNLLFIAAGKPPKGYGQVKRLYESGYEKIREHFERRYGDDLIDVETGEVITLVGTRFRSSIVSEMIEAGVSIREIQLMLGHGSITTTLTYLDRMDFNKQARVQIQEKLQTIYDNAWVPKEPQSVPSAEKYRGEIIFKTPLGGCANIFNPPDFIKNSKSYDGGACSNFNKCLSCPNVIITRAHLPDLFALRRDYQTAWQHGKVATTPYGTVIRENIDILESILGDESEFAKSELEEAELLARYIDSAVKIDGVAV, encoded by the coding sequence ATGCCAAGGCAAAAAAGGAAGCGCGCTGATTATCTGGAAAAGGTTCGGCAATGGCTCAACGAAGCCTCTCGAAATCGCGAGATGCTCTACAGCGTGAAACTGACTGACAAATACACGGATGCGCCAATTGTCAGTGTAGAGAAGTTTCTGAAATTGCTTGGGTTGCCGGGCAGCGGTCGAAATATTCTTCGGAGCGACTGCAAGGATGAATTAGAGAAAATTACTGAGTTGATGCGGTTGGAAGGACTTTTAGTCTCGGGCATCTCAGCGAACGATTTGAACCTGATTAACGGTTTAAAACTTCTGCTACAACGACTTGAAGCTGATCCGGCATTGCTTAAAAGGATTCAGGTTTTCGGAAACTCAATTCAAGTCAAGCGACTCGTCCATGCGTTTCCGGAGTGTGAACTTAGCACCTCAATCGCGTCCGGCAGGTCGAAGGATGCGAGTGCTTACTTCAAGGATGTCTTTTCGGTTCGAGTCATGGAGCTTTTTAAAGACGAGGGTATCTACGACTCTACTGATTACATCCCTGTTGTCGAGCGAGAAAGGGGTGAGCCTACCGAAACCTCAGTGGAGAAGTTCAAAAAGGCCAGAGATAGTTCGAAGGTATCATCTGTCGCCGAATTCGAAGCGCTCTGCAAAGAGCCTTTCGACGTTGGCTATTATTTGTGTGCATTGGGAGCTCGAACCGTATCTGAAGCTTCCTCGATCAACAACTTTAGCGCCACATATCAAACCCTTAAGCGATTTTTTTGTGCGCAAGGTTTGCTTGGGGTTGAGCCAGTCAATGAAATACTCAATGAGTATGTTTCGCTTAAGTTTCGAACCTACCTCGAAGATTACGTAGCAACAGGGCAACTCTCGCCCAGTTGGGCAACGACAATGTTGTCATGTTTGCAGATATCTTTAGATCGGTTTTCTGAGCTCCAGGATGCGAGAGACTTCAGTTATATCAAAGCAGCTGGATTCGATACGCGAGGGAGAACGACTGATAGTTATAAACCGTACCCGAAAACACATCGTGACATTGTCGCAGGGGTTCTTAACACGGAGATCCAACGGGTCTGGGATCGTCATACAACGCCTTATGTGAAGACTACAGCTGGCCGCACTTTCGTAAAAGAAACTGCAACCGGCGCAAAAATCAACGGTGACCTGTGTACTGAGCAAAACTTGCATTGGTATTTTGATCAACGACTGGGGTCGCAGCGGATCACGTTTAAGGACCTATCAAGTCTCAGGGGTTCCTCTCCGGATACACTATTCTATAGAGCGGTCAACAATTACCGGAATCGTAACCCGGAATCCCATGCTTCCCTGGAAGACCTCTATGAAGCTTGGGGTGTTCCGAGAGATGTCTATCGCGAAGAGTTGTTCCCCTTTTATATGCGGCTTCTGCAAGTGACGGGAATGAATCCGATGTCCGCGCTGGATCTCGATGTAGATGCATTTGAGCCTCAGCATTCCGCAACTTTAAAGCCTTGCATTCGCTACTGGAAAGCCAGGAGTACGGGAGCAAAAGATCTACACCTTGATATTTTCAACTCCGAAATCACTTGGCTCTCCAAATCACAAGCTGCGGAGGTTGCTGACATCGTTAACAAGGTAATTGCGCTTACTGAAAACCTGCGCTCTCGGCTACCGGCTAATCACGAATTCAAGAACCTACTATTTATCGCAGCCGGAAAGCCGCCAAAAGGATATGGGCAGGTAAAGCGCCTCTATGAAAGCGGCTACGAGAAGATCAGAGAACACTTTGAACGCAGGTATGGTGATGATTTGATCGATGTCGAGACCGGTGAAGTTATCACCTTGGTGGGTACACGCTTTAGGTCTTCCATCGTCAGCGAAATGATTGAAGCTGGAGTATCCATACGAGAAATTCAGCTTATGTTAGGGCATGGCTCCATTACCACGACGCTCACCTACCTAGATCGAATGGATTTCAACAAACAAGCGCGAGTGCAGATTCAAGAGAAGCTCCAAACCATCTATGACAATGCTTGGGTGCCGAAAGAGCCACAGAGTGTTCCAAGCGCAGAAAAGTACCGCGGTGAAATTATTTTCAAAACACCCCTTGGTGGATGCGCGAATATTTTCAACCCACCTGACTTCATCAAGAATTCAAAGAGCTATGACGGCGGTGCCTGCTCGAATTTCAATAAGTGCCTTAGCTGCCCGAACGTGATTATCACTCGCGCTCACCTACCCGATCTTTTTGCACTCCGTAGGGATTATCAGACGGCGTGGCAGCATGGAAAGGTTGCTACTACTCCCTATGGCACTGTGATTCGAGAAAATATCGATATTCTTGAGTCAATTCTCGGTGACGAGTCTGAGTTTGCCAAAAGTGAACTTGAAGAGGCAGAGCTACTCGCTCGATACATTGATTCAGCTGTGAAGATTGACGGGGTTGCAGTATGA